A stretch of the Papaver somniferum cultivar HN1 chromosome 6, ASM357369v1, whole genome shotgun sequence genome encodes the following:
- the LOC113290267 gene encoding uncharacterized protein LOC113290267 isoform X1, with translation MLFLQETLKLLPQRMRVSILPESQEHSALGKRLFSDISPYRDNFPPETGLLQVVVNRRLCNFEKRPDFNFETADAHYPFSKELDEEGEEYFTPHRELEVYSTQAAFRMTLDSPDLIETNSSLGSNSEETDNGAHDSIRVDQFGSFMESDSLEKLDLMLNPVSNDLNQKKDMVAAESKGDARRKKNEGDPGDRNQILSKEDKQGEEHLLLKVKLNLSKGFLLDQLLRILATKDLISLEIIIERELKIPKKD, from the exons ATGTTATTTCTTCAGGAAACTCTCAAATTGCTTCCTCAGAGAATGAGAGTATCGATTTTGCCTGAATCGCAAGAACATTCAGCTCTGGGTAAAAGATTGTTCTCAGATATTTCACCTTATCGGGATAATTTTCCTCCGGAAACCGGTCTTCTTCAAGTGGTAGTGAACCGAAGATTATGTAATTTTGAAAAGCGACCTGATTTTAACTTTGAAACGGCGGATGCTCATTATCCTTTCTCTAAAGAACTAGATGAGGAGGGGGAGGAATACTTCACACCACATAGAGAATTAGAAGTGTATAGTACTCAAGCTGCTTTTAGGATGACGCTTGACTCGCCAGATCTGATTGAAACCAATAGCTCTCTAGGATCGAACTCTGAAGAAACCGATAATGGGGCTCATGATAGCATTAGGGTGGATCAATTTGGATCCTTTATGGAGTCTGATAGTTTGGAGAAATTGGATTTGATGTTAAACCCGGTGTCAAATGATCTGAATCAGAAGAAAGATATGGTAGCTGCTGAATCAAAAGGGGAtgctagaagaaaaaaaaatgaaggggATCCAG GGGATCGGAACCAAATCCTAAGTAAAGAGGATAAACAAGGAGAGGAGCACCTTTTGTTGAAAGTGAAGTTGAACCTTTCAAAAGGCTTCTTGTTAGATCAGCTCTTGAGGATTTTGGCTACCAAGGACCTGATTTCACTTGAAATAATCATCGAGAGGGAATTGAAAATACCCAAGAAAGATTGA
- the LOC113290265 gene encoding uncharacterized protein LOC113290265, giving the protein MACLALSLQPANGSTILLQTREWFPPARALAAVSGFQQTCMAFAAAAGKQNKNLTSGEDIIVSNDDTSLGDDPLAASSGQLIVGTESKYRVVYRLVNGIYVLGITTVDHDNSVNNNVFECIGIVNQAVSVIVAACRGVDVTREKINKKYAEIYMAMDIVLKGVSGARLAALLGSMRGGDGIAKMMVHSGIDAENRIRGGENWSDFEYLSVEHETNVDLFLNVMFELPPETLAAGDEVARALIPLSVRAEKEELVQEKKPEGGSETEKDPFAASDVIGKPEELVGGFVKSKEASSASDLSALTGLDLTTLPPAEATQSTHIVVEGFEGNYGGVEYSNQEETVSEAFEGFHGSAFDGGMDASEFVDQKKISENKDMGGLELLNSVGDVVATPVPSGTGETLENLLVKKTEMKGPEMYISEEINVEFRESILARVSLLGTVFLKTLPPKIMGDKECEFSFCVEGTSGVKRFVMQNSLVSSLGNGLFHLRGKSSEEPVPVLKYSLLPRLTPLPLRVRMVTRHSGTLLSVMIQYVSNPDLPAPLNDVTFVLKLPVDPTLLMVFPKAALNRSGKELSWHIQEIPLNGPPGVLRVRMPVDINEQDSVEEIEVFGYVKFSVQGTRSLSGVSLQPATDGKTDFYEANHRFATGVYMCN; this is encoded by the coding sequence ATGGCGTGTTTAGCCTTATCGCTTCAACCTGCAAATGGATCTACAATTCTCTTACAAACTCGAGAATGGTTTCCACCAGCGAGAGCATTAGCAGCAGTTTCAGGTTTTCAACAAACTTGCATGGCTTTTGCTGCAGCAGCAggtaaacaaaataaaaacttaactAGTGGAGAAGACATTATCGTTAGTAATGATGATACATCGTTAGGTGATGATCCATTAGCTGCATCTAGTGGGCAATTAATCGTTGGTACCGAAAGTAAATACCGTGTTGTTTATCGTCTTGTCAATGGAATTTATGTTCTTGGTATTACTACAGTTGATCATGATAATTCTGTTAATAACAATGTGTTTGAATGTATCGGTATTGTGAATCAAGCTGTTAGTGTCATTGTTGCTGCTTGTCGCGGAGTTGATGTTACTCGCGAGAAAATTAATAAGAAATATGCTGAGATTTATATGGCGATGGATATTGTTTTGAAAGGTGTTAGTGGTGCTAGACTTGCTGCATTGTTAGGATCGATGCGTGGTGGTGATGGTATTGCAAAGATGATGGTGCATTCGGGGATTGATGCCGAGAATCGAATTAGAGGGGGTGAGAATTGGAGTGATTTTGAGTATCTTTCGGTAGAACATGAAACGAATGTTGATTTGTTTTTGAATGTTATGTTTGAATTGCCTCCCGAAACTTTGGCTGCTGGTGATGAAGTGGCGAGGGCTTTAATACCTTTATCAGTTCGAGCAGAAAAAGAAGAGTTAGTGCAGGAAAAGAAACCAGAGGGAGGATCTGAAACAGAGAAGGATCCTTTTGCTGCTAGTGATGTGATTGGTAAACCCGAGGAACTGGTGGGTGGATTTGTGAAAAGTAAGGAGGCGTCTTCGGCTTCTGATTTAAGTGCACTGACGGGGCTGGATTTAACCACTCTTCCACCTGCTGAAGCTACACAATCGACACATATTGTCGTCGAAGGGTTTGAAGGGAATTATGGTGGTGTTGAATACAGTAATCAAGAGGAAACTGTTTCGGAAGCTTTTGAAGGGTTTCATGGAAGTGCTTTTGATGGTGGAATGGACGCATCAGAGTTTGTTGACCAGAAGAAAATTTCTGAGAACAAGGACATGGGGGGTTTGGAACTCCTAAATTCAGTAGGGGATGTTGTGGCAACTCCAGTACCGAGTGGAACTGGTGAAACTCTTGAAAACCTCCTGGTGAAGAAGACTGAAATGAAAGGGCCTGAGATGTATATTTCTGAAGAAATCAATGTGGAATTTAGGGAATCTATTCTTGCTAGGGTAAGTTTGTTGGGTACAGTCTTTTTGAAAACTTTACCGCCCAAAATCATGGGTGATAAAGAATGTGAATTCTCCTTCTGCGTTGAGGGTACTTCAGGGGTTAAAAGATTTGTTATGCAAAATTCTCTTGTCAGTAGTCTGGGAAACGGGTTGTTCCATTTAAGGGGAAAATCGTCTGAGGAGCCTGTTCCAGTTCTGAAATATAGTCTTCTGCCTCGTTTGACGCCATTGCCATTGAGGGTCCGTATGGTTACGCGGCACAGTGGAACTTTATTATCTGTGATGATTCAATATGTTTCAAACCCGGACTTGCCAGCACCCTTGAACGATGttacgtttgttttaaaactaccAGTTGACCCGACATTGTTGATGGTATTTCCAAAAGCCGCTTTGAACAGATCTGGGAAAGAGTTGAGTTGGCACATACAGGAGATTCCTTTGAACGGTCCACCTGGTGTTTTGCGTGTTAGAATGCCTGTTGATATAAATGAACAAGATTCTGTTGAAGAAATTGAGGTTTTTGGGTACGTGAAATTTTCTGTGCAGGGAACTAGATCGTTGTCTGGAGTTTCTTTGCAGCCAGCTACGGATGGTAAGACAGACTTTTATGAAGCTAATCACAGGTTTGCAACTGGCGTTTATATGTGCAATTAG
- the LOC113290267 gene encoding uncharacterized protein LOC113290267 isoform X3: MLFLQETLKLLPQRMRVSILPESQEHSALGKRLFSDISPYRDNFPPETGLLQVVVNRRLCNFEKRPDFNFETADAHYPFSKELDEEGEEYFTPHRELEVYSTQAAFRMTLDSPDLIETNSSLGSNSEETDNGAHDSIRVDQFGSFMESDSLEKLDLMLNPVSNDLNQKKDMVAAESKGDARRKKNEGDPGNGKAPKTWVLIASSAEKAEAITLLQ; encoded by the exons ATGTTATTTCTTCAGGAAACTCTCAAATTGCTTCCTCAGAGAATGAGAGTATCGATTTTGCCTGAATCGCAAGAACATTCAGCTCTGGGTAAAAGATTGTTCTCAGATATTTCACCTTATCGGGATAATTTTCCTCCGGAAACCGGTCTTCTTCAAGTGGTAGTGAACCGAAGATTATGTAATTTTGAAAAGCGACCTGATTTTAACTTTGAAACGGCGGATGCTCATTATCCTTTCTCTAAAGAACTAGATGAGGAGGGGGAGGAATACTTCACACCACATAGAGAATTAGAAGTGTATAGTACTCAAGCTGCTTTTAGGATGACGCTTGACTCGCCAGATCTGATTGAAACCAATAGCTCTCTAGGATCGAACTCTGAAGAAACCGATAATGGGGCTCATGATAGCATTAGGGTGGATCAATTTGGATCCTTTATGGAGTCTGATAGTTTGGAGAAATTGGATTTGATGTTAAACCCGGTGTCAAATGATCTGAATCAGAAGAAAGATATGGTAGCTGCTGAATCAAAAGGGGAtgctagaagaaaaaaaaatgaaggggATCCAG GTAATGGAAAAGCACCAAAGACATGGGTCTTAATTGCCTCAAGTGCTGAAAAGGCAGAAGCTATAACTCTTTTACAATGA
- the LOC113290267 gene encoding uncharacterized protein LOC113290267 isoform X4, producing MLFLQETLKLLPQRMRVSILPESQEHSALGKRLFSDISPYRDNFPPETGLLQVVVNRRLCNFEKRPDFNFETADAHYPFSKELDEEGEEYFTPHRELEVYSTQAAFRMTLDSPDLIETNSSLGSNSEETDNGAHDSIRVDQFGSFMESDSLEKLDLMLNPVSNDLNQKKDMVAAESKGDARRKKNEGDPEMM from the exons ATGTTATTTCTTCAGGAAACTCTCAAATTGCTTCCTCAGAGAATGAGAGTATCGATTTTGCCTGAATCGCAAGAACATTCAGCTCTGGGTAAAAGATTGTTCTCAGATATTTCACCTTATCGGGATAATTTTCCTCCGGAAACCGGTCTTCTTCAAGTGGTAGTGAACCGAAGATTATGTAATTTTGAAAAGCGACCTGATTTTAACTTTGAAACGGCGGATGCTCATTATCCTTTCTCTAAAGAACTAGATGAGGAGGGGGAGGAATACTTCACACCACATAGAGAATTAGAAGTGTATAGTACTCAAGCTGCTTTTAGGATGACGCTTGACTCGCCAGATCTGATTGAAACCAATAGCTCTCTAGGATCGAACTCTGAAGAAACCGATAATGGGGCTCATGATAGCATTAGGGTGGATCAATTTGGATCCTTTATGGAGTCTGATAGTTTGGAGAAATTGGATTTGATGTTAAACCCGGTGTCAAATGATCTGAATCAGAAGAAAGATATGGTAGCTGCTGAATCAAAAGGGGAtgctagaagaaaaaaaaatgaaggggATCCAG AGATGATGTAG
- the LOC113290267 gene encoding uncharacterized protein LOC113290267 isoform X2, translated as MLFLQETLKLLPQRMRVSILPESQEHSALGKRLFSDISPYRDNFPPETGLLQVVVNRRLCNFEKRPDFNFETADAHYPFSKELDEEGEEYFTPHRELEVYSTQAAFRMTLDSPDLIETNSSLGSNSEETDNGAHDSIRVDQFGSFMESDSLEKLDLMLNPVSNDLNQKKDMVAAESKGDARRKKNEGDPATVYDGFGIILRDDVGNGKAPKTWVLIASSAEKAEAITLLQ; from the exons ATGTTATTTCTTCAGGAAACTCTCAAATTGCTTCCTCAGAGAATGAGAGTATCGATTTTGCCTGAATCGCAAGAACATTCAGCTCTGGGTAAAAGATTGTTCTCAGATATTTCACCTTATCGGGATAATTTTCCTCCGGAAACCGGTCTTCTTCAAGTGGTAGTGAACCGAAGATTATGTAATTTTGAAAAGCGACCTGATTTTAACTTTGAAACGGCGGATGCTCATTATCCTTTCTCTAAAGAACTAGATGAGGAGGGGGAGGAATACTTCACACCACATAGAGAATTAGAAGTGTATAGTACTCAAGCTGCTTTTAGGATGACGCTTGACTCGCCAGATCTGATTGAAACCAATAGCTCTCTAGGATCGAACTCTGAAGAAACCGATAATGGGGCTCATGATAGCATTAGGGTGGATCAATTTGGATCCTTTATGGAGTCTGATAGTTTGGAGAAATTGGATTTGATGTTAAACCCGGTGTCAAATGATCTGAATCAGAAGAAAGATATGGTAGCTGCTGAATCAAAAGGGGAtgctagaagaaaaaaaaatgaaggggATCCAG CCACAGTTTATGATGGTTTTGGGATAATATTAAGAGATGATGTAGGTAATGGAAAAGCACCAAAGACATGGGTCTTAATTGCCTCAAGTGCTGAAAAGGCAGAAGCTATAACTCTTTTACAATGA